A genomic window from Balaenoptera acutorostrata chromosome 20, mBalAcu1.1, whole genome shotgun sequence includes:
- the EIF4A3 gene encoding eukaryotic initiation factor 4A-III, giving the protein MAATATMATAGSARKRLLKEEDMTKVEFETSEEVDVTPTFDTMGLREDLLRGIYAYGFEKPSAIQQRAIKQIIKGRDVIAQSQSGTGKTATFSISVLQCLDIQVRETQALILAPTRELAVQIQKGLLALGDYMNVQCHACIGGTNVGEDIRKLDYGQHVVAGTPGRVFDMIRRRSLRTRAIKMLVLDEADEMLNKGFKEQIYDVYRYLPPATQVVLISATLPHEILEMTNKFMTDPIRILVKRDELTLEGIKQFFVAVEREEWKFDTLCDLYDTLTITQAVIFCNTKRKVDWLTEKMREANFTVSSMHGDMPQKERESIMKEFRSGASRVLISTDVWARGLDVPQVSLIINYDLPNNRELYIHRIGRSGRYGRKGVAINFVKNDDIRILRDIEQYYSTQIDEMPMNVADLI; this is encoded by the exons ATGGCGGCTACGGCCACAATGGCGACCGCGGGGTCGGCGCGGAAGCGGCTGCTCAAAGAGGAAGACATGACCAAAGTGGAATTCGAGACCAGTGAGGAGGTGGACGTGACCCCCACGTTCGACACCATGGGCCTGCGGGAGGACCTGCTGCGCGGCATCTACGCCTACG GTTTTGAAAAACCATCAGCAATCCAGCAGCGAGCTATTAAGCAGATAATTAAAGGGAGAGATGTCATTGCACA ATCTCAGTCTGGTACAGGCAAAACAGCCACCTTCAGTATTTCTGTTCTCCAGTGTTTGGATATTCAG GTTCGTGAAACCCAAGCTTTGATCTTGGCTCCAACGAGAGAGTTAGCTGTACAGATCCAGAAG GGCCTGCTTGCTTTGGGTGACTACATGAATGTCCAGTGCCATGCCTGCATTGGGGGCACCAACGTGGGGGAGGACATCAGGAAACTGGATTATGGACAGCATGTTGTCGCTGGCACACCTGGGCGTGTCTTTG ATATGATTCGTCGCAGAAGTTTGAGGACACGTGCTATCAAGATGTTGGTTTTGGATGAGGCTGATGAAATGTTGAATAAAG GTTTCAAAGAACAGATCTACGATGTGTACAGGTACTTGCCCCCGGCCACTCAGGTGGTGCTCATCAGCGCCACACTGCCCCATGAGATCCTGGAGATGACCAACAAGTTCATGACCGACCCTATCCGCATTTTGGTGAAACG TGATGAACTGACTCTAGAAGGCATCAAGCAGTTTTTTGTGGCTGTGGAGAGAGAAGAGTGGAAGTTCGACACGCTGTGTGACCTCTATGACACGCTGACCATCACTCAGGCTGTTATCTTCTGTAACACCAAGAGGAAG GTTGACTGGCTGACGGAGAAGATGAGGGAAGCCAACTTCACCGTGTCATCCATGCACGGGGACATGCCCCAGAAGGAGCGCGAGTCCATCATGAAGGAGTTCCGGTCGGGCGCCAG CCGAGTGCTCATTTCTACAGACGTCTGGGCCCGGGGGCTGGACGTGCCCCAGGTGTCCCTCATCATTAATTACGACCTGCCCAACAACAGAGAGCTGTACATACACAG AATTGGGCGATCAGGTCGATATGGCCGAAAGGGTGTGGCCATTAATTTTGTGAAGAATGATGATATCCGAATCCTCAGAGACATTGAGCAGTACTACTCCACTCAGATTGACGAGATGCCCATGAACG TTGCTGATCTGATTTGA